Proteins encoded together in one Ammospiza nelsoni isolate bAmmNel1 chromosome Z, bAmmNel1.pri, whole genome shotgun sequence window:
- the PTGR1 gene encoding prostaglandin reductase 1 isoform X1 gives MMVIAKAWALKRHFDGFPKTSDFDLKKIELPNLKDGELLLESVFLSVDPYMRPYSRRDMKEGDIMIGTQVARVVESKNPAFTVGAFVVAGRGWRTHFISDGKDLQLLPSNWPESLPKSLALGTVGMPGLTAYFGLLEVCKMKPGETVLVNAAAGAVGSVVGQLAKIGGCKVVGCAGSDDKVAYLKKIGFDEAFNYNTVKSLDEALRKASPDGYDCFFDNVGGEFASVAINQMRKYGRIAVCGAISQYNDSVPQKGPYVQLPMIFKELQMEGFLVTRWNNRREEGLQALLKWIMEGKMKYHEQVTEGFENMPMAFIGMLKGENIGKAVVKV, from the exons AT GATGGTGATTGCCAAGGCATGGGCTCTGAAGaggcattttgatggttttccCAAAACCAGTGACTTCGACCTGAAAAAGATAGAGCTACCAAATCTAAAGGATGGAG AGTTGCTGCTTGAATCAGTGTTTCTCAGTGTTGATCCTTACATGAG ACCTTACAGTCGAAGGGACATGAAGGAGGGTGACATAATGATAGGCACACAGGTTGCCAG GGTAGTAGAAAGCAAAAATCCTGCTTTCACAGTGGGGGCCTTTGTCGtggctggcaggggctggagaacTCATTTTATCTCTGATGGGAAAGACCTACAACTTCTTCCTTCCAATTGGCCGGAATCGCTCCCCAAATCTCTAGCTCTTGGAACAGTTGGCATGCCAGG cCTCACTGCATATTTTGGTCTGCTGGAGGTCTGCAAGATGAAGCCAGGAGAGACAGTCCTGGTTAatgctgcagctggtgctgtgggctctgtggtGGGGCAGCTTGCTAAAATTGGG GGCTGCAAAGTggttggctgtgctggctcagaTGACAAGGTTGCCTATCTGAAAAAAATAGGCTTTGATGAAGCCTTTAATTACAATACTGTTAAATCTCTGGATGAGGCACTGCGTAAAGCCTCTCCTGATGGCTATGACTGTTTCTTTGACAAT GTGGGTGGAGAATTTGCCAGTGTTGCTATCAATCAAATGAGAAAATATGGAAGGATTGCAGTCTGTGGCGCAATCTCTCAGTACAATGACTCTGTGCCTCAGAAAG GGCCTTATGTGCAGCTTCCCATGATTTTCAAAGAGCTTCAAATGGAAGGGTTTCTTGTGACGCGATGGAACAACCGCCGGGAGGAAGGTCTGCAGGCCCTGCTGAAGTGGATCATGGAg GGGAAGATGAAGTACCATGAACAAGTCACTGAAGGATTTGAGAACATGCCAATGGCTTTTATAGGAAtgttaaaaggagaaaatattggAAAAGCTGTTGTAAAAGTGTGA
- the PTGR1 gene encoding prostaglandin reductase 1 isoform X2 translates to MVIAKAWALKRHFDGFPKTSDFDLKKIELPNLKDGELLLESVFLSVDPYMRPYSRRDMKEGDIMIGTQVARVVESKNPAFTVGAFVVAGRGWRTHFISDGKDLQLLPSNWPESLPKSLALGTVGMPGLTAYFGLLEVCKMKPGETVLVNAAAGAVGSVVGQLAKIGGCKVVGCAGSDDKVAYLKKIGFDEAFNYNTVKSLDEALRKASPDGYDCFFDNVGGEFASVAINQMRKYGRIAVCGAISQYNDSVPQKGPYVQLPMIFKELQMEGFLVTRWNNRREEGLQALLKWIMEGKMKYHEQVTEGFENMPMAFIGMLKGENIGKAVVKV, encoded by the exons ATGGTGATTGCCAAGGCATGGGCTCTGAAGaggcattttgatggttttccCAAAACCAGTGACTTCGACCTGAAAAAGATAGAGCTACCAAATCTAAAGGATGGAG AGTTGCTGCTTGAATCAGTGTTTCTCAGTGTTGATCCTTACATGAG ACCTTACAGTCGAAGGGACATGAAGGAGGGTGACATAATGATAGGCACACAGGTTGCCAG GGTAGTAGAAAGCAAAAATCCTGCTTTCACAGTGGGGGCCTTTGTCGtggctggcaggggctggagaacTCATTTTATCTCTGATGGGAAAGACCTACAACTTCTTCCTTCCAATTGGCCGGAATCGCTCCCCAAATCTCTAGCTCTTGGAACAGTTGGCATGCCAGG cCTCACTGCATATTTTGGTCTGCTGGAGGTCTGCAAGATGAAGCCAGGAGAGACAGTCCTGGTTAatgctgcagctggtgctgtgggctctgtggtGGGGCAGCTTGCTAAAATTGGG GGCTGCAAAGTggttggctgtgctggctcagaTGACAAGGTTGCCTATCTGAAAAAAATAGGCTTTGATGAAGCCTTTAATTACAATACTGTTAAATCTCTGGATGAGGCACTGCGTAAAGCCTCTCCTGATGGCTATGACTGTTTCTTTGACAAT GTGGGTGGAGAATTTGCCAGTGTTGCTATCAATCAAATGAGAAAATATGGAAGGATTGCAGTCTGTGGCGCAATCTCTCAGTACAATGACTCTGTGCCTCAGAAAG GGCCTTATGTGCAGCTTCCCATGATTTTCAAAGAGCTTCAAATGGAAGGGTTTCTTGTGACGCGATGGAACAACCGCCGGGAGGAAGGTCTGCAGGCCCTGCTGAAGTGGATCATGGAg GGGAAGATGAAGTACCATGAACAAGTCACTGAAGGATTTGAGAACATGCCAATGGCTTTTATAGGAAtgttaaaaggagaaaatattggAAAAGCTGTTGTAAAAGTGTGA